From the Astatotilapia calliptera chromosome 6, fAstCal1.2, whole genome shotgun sequence genome, one window contains:
- the mrpl21 gene encoding large ribosomal subunit protein bL21m codes for MSASMAYAGLWRTCRMLLPRHHVLSPAAIRTQSSASGDLMPWTSLSRPPWPEQPSPYSAEEEQSRHAAVVSTVNQRINLRDFGRLFAVVHFAGRQWKVTGEDLILIENHIEAECGERIRMEKVLLVGAEDFTLIGRPLLGKELVRIEATVIEKTESWPKVHMRFWKRHRFQRKRIIIQPQTVLRINGIELAPRLT; via the coding sequence ATGTCGGCGAGCATGGCGTACGCCGGATTGTGGAGGACATGCAGAATGTTACTACCCAGACACCATGTCCTGTCCCCCGCTGCCATCCGAACACAGAGCTCTGCTAGTGGAGACTTGATGCCCTGGACCTCGCTCTCCAGGCCTCCGTGGCCGGAGCAGCCGAGCCCGTACTCGGCGGAAGAAGAGCAGAGCCGACACGCTGCTGTGGTTAGCACCGTAAACCAGCGGATCAACCTTCGGGACTTCGGCCGGCTCTTCGCGGTGGTGCACTTCGCCGGACGCCAGTGGAAGGTCACCGGTGAAGACTTGATCCTGATCGAGAACCACATCGAGGCGGAGTGCGGGGAGCGTATCCGCATGGAGAAGGTGCTTTTGGTTGGAGCTGAGGACTTCACCCTGATTGGTAGGCCTCTTCTGGGGAAGGAGCTGGTCAGAATCGAGGCCACCGTAATCGAAAAGACAGAGTCCTGGCCCAAAGTCCACATGCGTTTCTGGAAGAGACACCGGTTCCAGCGCAAAAGGATCATTATCCAGCCGCAGACGGTGCTAAGGATCAACGGCATCGAGCTGGCCCCCAGACTCACATGA
- the c6h6orf120 gene encoding UPF0669 protein C6orf120 homolog, whose product MKLSCSALVIALLLSQARSFLSPSEDDSFPEEWVLLHVVQGHIGAGNYSYLRLNHDGRIILHMQSLKGDADLYVSDKTLHPSFDTYKLQSATCGQDVVVVPGDFTRPVGIGIYGHPSHQESEFEMRVFYDQTVSQDPFDKGSYNSEGVHKEKKSAHATEDDFQEEESIFWTILIGLLKIILEILF is encoded by the coding sequence ATGAAGCTGAGTTGCAGCGCGCTGGTCATCGCCCTCCTGCTGTCCCAGGCCAGAAGCTTCCTGAGCCCCTCAGAGGATGACAGCTTCCCTGAAGAATGGGTGCTGCTCCATGTGGTTCAGGGCCACATTGGGGCCGGAAACTACAGCTACCTACGCCTCAACCACGACGGCAGAATCATCCTCCACATGCAAAGCCTCAAGGGAGACGCAGACCTGTACGTGTCAGATAAAACCCTGCACCCGAGCTTCGACACCTACAAGCTGCAATCAGCCACCTGCGGACAAGATGTGGTGGTGGTCCCCGGGGACTTCACAAGGCCTGTGGGCATCGGCATTTATGGCCACCCGTCTCACCAGGAGAGTGAGTTTGAAATGCGAGTGTTCTACGATCAGACTGTGTCCCAAGACCCATTTGATAAGGGCTCTTACAACTCAGAAGGTGTACATAAGGAAAAGAAATCTGCTCATGCTACAGAGGACGACTTCCAGGAGGAAGAGTCCATCTTTTGGACTATTCTGATCGGACTTCTGAAGATTATACTTgagattttgttttga
- the npepps gene encoding puromycin-sensitive aminopeptidase isoform X1 translates to MPERRPFVRLPTDVYPVNYGLSLKPDLIDFTFEGKLEALVEVTQATNQIVMNCADIDIITASFVPQGGEEINATGFNYQNEDEKVTLSFPSALQKGFGTLKIDFVGELNDKMKGFYRSKYTSPTGEIRYAAVTQFEATDARRAFPCWDEPAIKATFDITLIVPKDRVALSNMNVIDRKPHPDDENLVEVKFATTPIMSTYLVAFVIGEYDYVESQSSDGVMVRVYTPVGKAEQGKFALEVATKTLPFYNDYFSVPYPLPKIDLIAIADFAAGAMENWGLVTYRETALLIDPKNSCSSSRQWVALVVGHELAHQWFGNLVTMEWWTHLWLNEGFASWIEYLCVDHCFPEYDIWTQFVSADYTRALDLDALDSSHPIEVNVGHPSEVDEIFDAISYSKGASVIRMLHNYIGDEDFRKGMNAYLLKFQHKNASTEDLWDCLEQASGKPIAAVMGSWTKQMGFPIIAVDQEQQGDDCVLKISQKKFCASGPHNENCPSWMVPISICTSEDPKCTKLKVLLDRQETTITLNSVGPDQWIKINPGTVGFYRIQYSSSMLESLLPGIRDLSLQPVDRLGLQNDLFSLSRAGMISTVEVLKLMEAFVNEPNYTVWSDLSCNLGVLSSLLSHTDFHEEIQEFIRDLFTPIGLKLGWDSKPGEGHLDALLRSLVLGKLGKAGHKPTLEEARRRFKDHVDGKQVLPADLRSPVYLTVLKHGDSATLDTMLKLHKQADMQEEKNRIERVLGAISAPDLIQKVLNFALSEDVRPQDTVSVIGGVAGSSKQGRKAAWKFVKDNWEELYNRYQGGFLISRLIKLTVDGFAIDKMAVEVKSFFESHPAPAAERTVQQCCENILLNAAWLKRDAEDIHQYLLQRKAPPV, encoded by the exons ATGCCCGAAAGGAGGCCCTTCGTACGGCTACCTACTGACGTTTACCCCGTCAACTATGGTTTGTCTTTGAAGCCTGACCTGATCGACTTCACGTTTGAAGGCAAGCTGGAGGCTTTGGTGGAG GTTACACAAGCTACAAATCAGATTGTGATGAACTGTGCTGACATCGACATCATCACAGCTTCCTTTGTACCACAGGGAGGAGAAG AAATTAATGCGACGGGATTTAACTACCAAAATGAGGATGAGAAAGTCACCCTTTCATTCCCTAGTGCTCTACAGAAAG GCTTCGGCACATTGAAGATCGACTTTGTCGGGGAGCTGAACGACAAAATGAAAGGATTCTATCGAAGTAAATATACATCTCCTACTGGAGAGATTCGCTATGCTGCTGTCACACAGTTTGAG GCCACGGATGCTCGCAGAGCTTTCCCCTGTTGGGATGAGCCAGCTATCAAAGCCACCTTTGACATCACTTTGATAGTTCCCAAGGACCGAGTAGCCTTGTCAAATATG AATGTCATTGATCGAAAGCCACACCCAGATGATGAAAACCTTGTCGAAGTCAAGTTTGCCACCACGCCCATCATGTCCACATACCTTGTAGCTTTTGTCATTGGTGAATATGACTATGTGGAAAGCCAGTCATCAGATGGTGTAATGGTACGCGTCTATACACCGGTTGGAAAGGCTGAACAAGGGAAATTTGCCCTGGAG GTTGCAACTAAGACCTTACCTTTCTACAATGACTACTTCAGCGTTCCTTATCCGCTGCCTAAAATTGATCTCATAGCTATTGCTGATTTCGCTGCTG GTGCCATGGAGAACTGGGGCCTTGTTACCTACAG ggAGACGGCATTGCTCATTGACCCGAAGAACTCCTGCTCATCCTCCAGGCAGTGGGTGGCACTGGTGGTTGGACATGAACTTGCCCACCAGTGGTTTGGAAATTTGGTCaccatg gaaTGGTGGACCCATCTGTGGCTCAATGAGGGGTTTGCATCCTGGATTGAGTATCTGTGTGTGGACCACTGCTTCCCAGAATATGACATCTGGACTCAGTTTGTCTCGGCCGACTACACCCGCGCTCTGGATCTGGACGCGCTGGACAGCAGCCATCCCATAGAG GTGAATGTGGGCCATCCATCAGAGGTCGATGAAATCTTTGATGCCATCTCCTACAGCAAAGGAGCATCTGTGATTCGCATGTTGCACAACTACATCGGAGATGAG GACTTTAGGAAAGGAATGAACGCCTATCTTTTGAAGTTCCAACATAAAAATGCATCAACAG AGGACCTATGGGACTGTTTGGAACAGGCCAGTGGGAAACCCATTGCTGCAGTGATGGGCTCATGGACCAAGCAAATGGGCTTCCCCATAATAGCCGTCGACCAGGAACAG CAAGGTGATGACTGCGTCCTCAAGATATCGCAGAAGAAGTTCTGTGCCAGTGGACCACATAATG AAAACTGCCCCAGCTGGATGGTCCCCATTAGTATTTGTACCAGTGAGGACCCCAAATGCACCAAGCTCAAGGTTCTGCTGGACAGACAGGAGACCACCATCACTCTGAATAGTGTTGGCCCAGACCAGTGGATCAAG aTCAACCCCGGCACTGTGGGCTTCTATCGCATCCAGTACAGCTCGTCCATGCTGGAGAGTTTGCTCCCAGGCATCAGAGACCTCAGCCTGCAGCCTGTGGACCGACTGGGACTGCAGAATGACCTCTTCTCCCTT TCTCGTGCAGGGATGATCAGCACAGTGGAGGTGCTGAAGCTGATGGAAGCCTTTGTCAATGAGCCCAACTACACAGTGTGGAGTGACCTGAGCTGCAACCTGGGAGTGTTGTCTTCTCTGCTGTCCCACACCGACTTCCACGAGGAAATCCAGGAGTTCATCCGGGACCTCTTTACTCCCATTGGCCTCAAGCTCGGCTGGGACAGTAAACCGGGGGAAG GTCACCTGGATGCTCTGTTGAGAAGCCTGGTTCTGGGGAAACTGGGTAAGGCAGGACACAAACCCACACTGGAAGAGGCCCGGCGGAGATTCAAGGATCACGTGGATGGCAAGCAGGTTTTACCTGCGGACCTGAGAAGTCCG GTGTATCTAACAGTATTGAAGCATGGAGATAGTGCTACACTGGACACGATGCTGAAG CTCCACAAGCAAGCAGACATGCAAGAGGAGAAGAATCGAATCGAGCGAGTTCTCGGAGCCATCTCTGCCCCTGATCTCATCCAGAAAGTGCTCAACTTTGCCCTCTCG GAAGACGTTCGTCCCCAGGACACGGTTTCAGTAATCGGGGGAGTGGCAGGAAGCAGTAAACAAGGACGGAAAGCTGCCTGGAAGTTTGTCAAGGATAACTGGGAGGAACTTTATAACCGCTACCAGGGAGGATTTCTCATATCAAGGCTTATCAAG CTCACAGTCGATGGATTTGCTATTGATAAAATGGCTGTGGAAGTCAAG AGTTTCTTTGAGAGTCACCCGGCGCCAGCGGCCGAGCGTACCGTGCAGCAGTGCTGTGAGAACATCCTCCTCAATGCCGCCTGGCTTAAGCGTGACGCAGAAGACATCCACCAGTATCTACTCCAGCGCAAAGCACCCCCTGTCTGA
- the npepps gene encoding puromycin-sensitive aminopeptidase isoform X2: MPERRPFVRLPTDVYPVNYGLSLKPDLIDFTFEGKLEALVEVTQATNQIVMNCADIDIITASFVPQGGEEINATGFNYQNEDEKVTLSFPSALQKGFGTLKIDFVGELNDKMKGFYRSKYTSPTGEIRYAAVTQFEATDARRAFPCWDEPAIKATFDITLIVPKDRVALSNMNVIDRKPHPDDENLVEVKFATTPIMSTYLVAFVIGEYDYVESQSSDGVMVRVYTPVGKAEQGKFALEVATKTLPFYNDYFSVPYPLPKIDLIAIADFAAGAMENWGLVTYRETALLIDPKNSCSSSRQWVALVVGHELAHQWFGNLVTMEWWTHLWLNEGFASWIEYLCVDHCFPEYDIWTQFVSADYTRALDLDALDSSHPIEVNVGHPSEVDEIFDAISYSKGASVIRMLHNYIGDEDFRKGMNAYLLKFQHKNASTEDLWDCLEQASGKPIAAVMGSWTKQMGFPIIAVDQEQQGDDCVLKISQKKFCASGPHNEENCPSWMVPISICTSEDPKCTKLKVLLDRQETTITLNSVGPDQWIKINPGTVGFYRIQYSSSMLESLLPGIRDLSLQPVDRLGLQNDLFSLSRAGMISTVEVLKLMEAFVNEPNYTVWSDLSCNLGVLSSLLSHTDFHEEIQEFIRDLFTPIGLKLGWDSKPGEGHLDALLRSLVLGKLGKAGHKPTLEEARRRFKDHVDGKQVLPADLRSPVYLTVLKHGDSATLDTMLKLHKQADMQEEKNRIERVLGAISAPDLIQKVLNFALSEDVRPQDTVSVIGGVAGSSKQGRKAAWKFVKDNWEELYNRYQGGFLISRLIKLTVDGFAIDKMAVEVKSFFESHPAPAAERTVQQCCENILLNAAWLKRDAEDIHQYLLQRKAPPV; the protein is encoded by the exons ATGCCCGAAAGGAGGCCCTTCGTACGGCTACCTACTGACGTTTACCCCGTCAACTATGGTTTGTCTTTGAAGCCTGACCTGATCGACTTCACGTTTGAAGGCAAGCTGGAGGCTTTGGTGGAG GTTACACAAGCTACAAATCAGATTGTGATGAACTGTGCTGACATCGACATCATCACAGCTTCCTTTGTACCACAGGGAGGAGAAG AAATTAATGCGACGGGATTTAACTACCAAAATGAGGATGAGAAAGTCACCCTTTCATTCCCTAGTGCTCTACAGAAAG GCTTCGGCACATTGAAGATCGACTTTGTCGGGGAGCTGAACGACAAAATGAAAGGATTCTATCGAAGTAAATATACATCTCCTACTGGAGAGATTCGCTATGCTGCTGTCACACAGTTTGAG GCCACGGATGCTCGCAGAGCTTTCCCCTGTTGGGATGAGCCAGCTATCAAAGCCACCTTTGACATCACTTTGATAGTTCCCAAGGACCGAGTAGCCTTGTCAAATATG AATGTCATTGATCGAAAGCCACACCCAGATGATGAAAACCTTGTCGAAGTCAAGTTTGCCACCACGCCCATCATGTCCACATACCTTGTAGCTTTTGTCATTGGTGAATATGACTATGTGGAAAGCCAGTCATCAGATGGTGTAATGGTACGCGTCTATACACCGGTTGGAAAGGCTGAACAAGGGAAATTTGCCCTGGAG GTTGCAACTAAGACCTTACCTTTCTACAATGACTACTTCAGCGTTCCTTATCCGCTGCCTAAAATTGATCTCATAGCTATTGCTGATTTCGCTGCTG GTGCCATGGAGAACTGGGGCCTTGTTACCTACAG ggAGACGGCATTGCTCATTGACCCGAAGAACTCCTGCTCATCCTCCAGGCAGTGGGTGGCACTGGTGGTTGGACATGAACTTGCCCACCAGTGGTTTGGAAATTTGGTCaccatg gaaTGGTGGACCCATCTGTGGCTCAATGAGGGGTTTGCATCCTGGATTGAGTATCTGTGTGTGGACCACTGCTTCCCAGAATATGACATCTGGACTCAGTTTGTCTCGGCCGACTACACCCGCGCTCTGGATCTGGACGCGCTGGACAGCAGCCATCCCATAGAG GTGAATGTGGGCCATCCATCAGAGGTCGATGAAATCTTTGATGCCATCTCCTACAGCAAAGGAGCATCTGTGATTCGCATGTTGCACAACTACATCGGAGATGAG GACTTTAGGAAAGGAATGAACGCCTATCTTTTGAAGTTCCAACATAAAAATGCATCAACAG AGGACCTATGGGACTGTTTGGAACAGGCCAGTGGGAAACCCATTGCTGCAGTGATGGGCTCATGGACCAAGCAAATGGGCTTCCCCATAATAGCCGTCGACCAGGAACAG CAAGGTGATGACTGCGTCCTCAAGATATCGCAGAAGAAGTTCTGTGCCAGTGGACCACATAATG AAGAAAACTGCCCCAGCTGGATGGTCCCCATTAGTATTTGTACCAGTGAGGACCCCAAATGCACCAAGCTCAAGGTTCTGCTGGACAGACAGGAGACCACCATCACTCTGAATAGTGTTGGCCCAGACCAGTGGATCAAG aTCAACCCCGGCACTGTGGGCTTCTATCGCATCCAGTACAGCTCGTCCATGCTGGAGAGTTTGCTCCCAGGCATCAGAGACCTCAGCCTGCAGCCTGTGGACCGACTGGGACTGCAGAATGACCTCTTCTCCCTT TCTCGTGCAGGGATGATCAGCACAGTGGAGGTGCTGAAGCTGATGGAAGCCTTTGTCAATGAGCCCAACTACACAGTGTGGAGTGACCTGAGCTGCAACCTGGGAGTGTTGTCTTCTCTGCTGTCCCACACCGACTTCCACGAGGAAATCCAGGAGTTCATCCGGGACCTCTTTACTCCCATTGGCCTCAAGCTCGGCTGGGACAGTAAACCGGGGGAAG GTCACCTGGATGCTCTGTTGAGAAGCCTGGTTCTGGGGAAACTGGGTAAGGCAGGACACAAACCCACACTGGAAGAGGCCCGGCGGAGATTCAAGGATCACGTGGATGGCAAGCAGGTTTTACCTGCGGACCTGAGAAGTCCG GTGTATCTAACAGTATTGAAGCATGGAGATAGTGCTACACTGGACACGATGCTGAAG CTCCACAAGCAAGCAGACATGCAAGAGGAGAAGAATCGAATCGAGCGAGTTCTCGGAGCCATCTCTGCCCCTGATCTCATCCAGAAAGTGCTCAACTTTGCCCTCTCG GAAGACGTTCGTCCCCAGGACACGGTTTCAGTAATCGGGGGAGTGGCAGGAAGCAGTAAACAAGGACGGAAAGCTGCCTGGAAGTTTGTCAAGGATAACTGGGAGGAACTTTATAACCGCTACCAGGGAGGATTTCTCATATCAAGGCTTATCAAG CTCACAGTCGATGGATTTGCTATTGATAAAATGGCTGTGGAAGTCAAG AGTTTCTTTGAGAGTCACCCGGCGCCAGCGGCCGAGCGTACCGTGCAGCAGTGCTGTGAGAACATCCTCCTCAATGCCGCCTGGCTTAAGCGTGACGCAGAAGACATCCACCAGTATCTACTCCAGCGCAAAGCACCCCCTGTCTGA